From uncultured Draconibacterium sp.:
TAGCAAAAGCTATGAGTCGACCGGCGAATATGCACTGGTAGATGGAATTAAAGGCTCAAAAGACCACCACGACGGAAACTGGAAAGGATTTAATGCCAAAGATCTGGTTGCAACGATTGATTTAGGCGAATCGGAATCGTTTTCAAAAGTAAGTACCGGAGTACTTCAGGATAACGGCGCATGGATTTTTTACCCAACTCACTTTACAGTTGAAGTTTCTGAAGACGGCAAAAACTTCAAAAAACTGGGAACGGTAAAGAATAAAGTAAGTGCAAAAGACGGAGAACGCCAGATTCAAGACCTGGTGCTAAATAAAAAAGGTAAGGGACGTTATATTCGTGTTACTGCAGCACATTTAACAAGCTGTCCGAAAGGCCACGCTGGTGAAGGACAACCCGGCTGGCTGTTTGTTGATGAAATTATTGTAGAATAAAATATAAAAGGGCACGACTGAAGTTCGTGCCCTTTTCATTTCATTTTCTACTCCGTTTTACGGGCAACCGTAAAAGTCACATGCTCTCCGCTAAACAGGTCTCCCCCCGGCAAAACATCTTCGTAAAAGGTGAAATTCTCCCATCCCATTTCTGTCAACATATTCACTAAATCGGTTTGTGAAAAAAAGTGAGTCCAGAAACGATAGACATCAACTTTTTCCTCTTCACTTACTATTTGGTGCTGGTAAAGAATTACTTTTTCATGTTCATACAAGAATGACTCTGAAAGCGCAAGGAAAGGCTCCGGCTTCCAGAATCCTGCTTCCGCAACTTCCCAGTTTTTGGGAGCTACTTTTTTAGGCAGCTCCTTATCATTCAATACATCGAATATAAGGGTACCTCCGGGTTTCAGAACTTTGTATATAAATCGAAGCAATTTTGCTCTGTCGTCAGGCAGCAAAACTCCCAGATCAGTATAAATCAACAAAACCAGATCAAAACTTTGTTCCGGCAAATCCAATTCCAGGTAATTTGCTTGCAGGTATCCAATTTCAAGTCCGTCTTGTTTCGCCTTGTTTTTTGCGTAATTGATTGAATTTCCCGAGAAATCAACACCGGTTACGGAGTGACCTTTTTCCGCCAGCATGGTTGAATATAAACCGGGGCCACACCCCAAATCAAGGATATTCATTCTTTCTCCACCCGACTTTTCCAAAATCCAGCCCACTGTATTTTTTATGGTTGCCTGTTTACGACTGGCGAGGTCAATATTTTCGTTCAGATGCACCTGCAAAAGTTGTTTCGAAATGTATTCATCGGTCCACATAATTGCAGTACCCGGTTCGTAAAGTTTTGGTTTTTGGGTATTAACCAATAATTTATTGAGTTTCATTTTTAGTATAAATTAATGAGTAAAATAATTTGATATAAAAAGAATCACACAAGCAAAATTCTCACCTGTGTAAATCAACTCCGTATGGAGTGTTTCTGCTATGTAATCTCAATAAATGAAGTGCTGCAAAGTTAAAAACTATTTTTGGATAATAAATATTTTTAGCTAATCCCCAACAAAAAGTAATCCAGTCATTCGATTCATTTTCAAATAGATACTTTTTTGTCTTATTAATCAAAAATCCCTAATTCCATGCACCTTTTAGTGCATTCTAAATTAGCACCTTAGCTAAACATTTCTGACTTATATTCGTTTTATTGGCGACTGATTAACAAGAATCGTTTATGTATTTAGAAAAGGAAAAACCGGTAACAAAGAACCAGGTATCTGCAAAGGAAGCACTACAAGATTACTTTATTGCAAGCTTAAGCCGCCAGCTAAGTGTAATGGGCCGACGCGAGGTTCACAATGGCCGTGCGCACTTTGGTATTTTTGGTGATGGAAAGGAAATAGCTCAGATTGCTTACGCCAAGACTTTTAAAAAAGGTGACTGGCGTTCGGGATACTACCGCGATCAAACTTTTATGCTCGCTCTGGGACTGCTTGAACCGGAAGAGTTTTTTGCCATGATTTACGGCGATACCGACGACGAAATCAATCCATCTACAGGCGGACGAAATTTCAATAATCATTTTAGTACGAGAAATATCACTGAGTCAGGTGAAATAAAAGATCTTGCCGATCAATACAATTCTGCTTCCGATATTTCATCAACCGGTGGACAAATGCCACGTTTGCTTGGGCTGGCGCAAGCCTCGAAAATGGTTCGTCAACAGCCGGAGTTAAGAAAGCAACTGAACAATAATGTTACCGGTAACGAGGTGGCATTTGGCAGTATCGGCGATGCCAGTACTTCCGAAGGAATTTTCTTTGAAACGATTAACGCTGCCGGAGTTTTGCAGGTTCCGCTGGCAGTGGCCATTTATGATGATGGTTTCGGAATAAGTGTCCCAATTGAACTGCAGACAACAAAATCGAGCATTTCTGAAGCACTGGCAGGTTTTCAGAAAGATAAAAACACGAACGGGGTTAACATCTACAAATGTAAGGGATGGAGTTATCCTGATTTGGTTGAGACTTTTAAAAAAGGAATTGACAGCTGTCGGAAAAATCATATTCCGTCGGTTTTCCATATAAACGAAGTTACACAGCCACAGGGGCACTCTACTTCGGGATCGCACGAGCGTTACAAAACAAAAGAACGCCTGGCGTGGGAAAAAGAATACGATGGCATTAACCAAATGCGTAAATGGCTTTTGGATTCAGGAATTGCTGATGAAGAGATGTTGGTTGAAATTGAAAAATCGGCACAAACAAGAGCGAAAGAAGCCCGAAAAAAAGCCTGGAAAAATTATACTGAAGGTTACCAAAACGAACGAAACGAGTTGATCTCAATTCTAAAAAGAATTGATGAACAAAGTGAGCTGCAAAGTTTACGCCGTTTTGAAAAAGTAACGGATAAGATTTTCCCGACGAGAAGATCACACGTAAGTTTTGCCAAGCGACTGAAACTCGAGCTTCATACCATGCCGAAGCTGGAAGATGAACGCAACATTTTAAAAGACTGGATCAGTCGTTTTGAAGAACGCACCGCCGGTTTTTACAACGGAGAATTACACCGAACCGGATCGGACGCTGCCCTGAATGTAAAAGCAGTTGCAGTAGAATACGATGAAAAATCTTCCGATGTAAACGGATCGGTAGTAGTAAATAAAAATTTTGATGCACTGTTTGACAAATACCCCAACCTGGTAACTTTTGGTGAAGATACCGGGAAGCTGGGTGATGTAAATCAGGGGATGAAAGGCATGCAGGAAAAATATGGCAAAGTTCGTGTTGACGATGCCGGAATCCGCGAAGCAACCATCATCGGACAGGGAATTGGACTGGCAATGCGTGGCTTCCGCCCTATTGCCGAAATTCAATACCTCGACTACCTAATTTACGCACAATCTCAATTAAGCGATGATCTGGCAACATTACAATACCGTACGAAAGGACGCCAGGCTGCACCGTTAATTGTGCGTACTCGGGGTCACCAATTGCAGGGAATCTGGCATGCCGGTTCGCCCATGCAAATGCTTTTGGGATCGATGCGTGGCGTGTACCTGTGTGTACCCCGCGACCTTACACAAGCTGCCGGTTTTTACAATACTTTACTGGCTGGTAACGACCCTGCATTGGTAATTGAGCCGCTGAAAGGCTATAACGTTAAAGAAAAACTGCCGGCCAACCATGGTGAATATAAAGTTCCGCTGGGAGTTCCGGAGATTATGCAGGAAGGGACGGACGTTACCGTGGTTACTTATGCCTGGAACGTACACCATGCAGTAAAAACAGCAAAACTGTTGCAGGACTTTAAAGGCATTTCCATTGAGGTGATCGATGTGCAGACCTTAATGCCCTTTGATGTAAATCATATTATCCTGGAATCCATAAAAAAAACAGGAAAAGTAATTTTTATGGACGAAGATGTACCCGGTGGAGGAACAGCTTACATGATGCAAAAAGTTATCGAGGAGCAAAAAGCGTTTGATTATTTGGATACCGCACCGCGAACACTTTCGGCACAGGAGCACCGCCCGGCATACGGTATTGATGGCGAATATTTCTCGAAGCCAAACGTCGAGTTGCTTTTCAGAAATGTTTATGAGATGATGCGCGAAGTTGAGCCTGATCGTTTTCCGGAGTTATAAGAAAGTATTTAGCTCACCAACTCTTTAAACGAGCGTTT
This genomic window contains:
- a CDS encoding class I SAM-dependent methyltransferase, producing the protein MKLNKLLVNTQKPKLYEPGTAIMWTDEYISKQLLQVHLNENIDLASRKQATIKNTVGWILEKSGGERMNILDLGCGPGLYSTMLAEKGHSVTGVDFSGNSINYAKNKAKQDGLEIGYLQANYLELDLPEQSFDLVLLIYTDLGVLLPDDRAKLLRFIYKVLKPGGTLIFDVLNDKELPKKVAPKNWEVAEAGFWKPEPFLALSESFLYEHEKVILYQHQIVSEEEKVDVYRFWTHFFSQTDLVNMLTEMGWENFTFYEDVLPGGDLFSGEHVTFTVARKTE
- a CDS encoding thiamine pyrophosphate-dependent enzyme; the protein is MYLEKEKPVTKNQVSAKEALQDYFIASLSRQLSVMGRREVHNGRAHFGIFGDGKEIAQIAYAKTFKKGDWRSGYYRDQTFMLALGLLEPEEFFAMIYGDTDDEINPSTGGRNFNNHFSTRNITESGEIKDLADQYNSASDISSTGGQMPRLLGLAQASKMVRQQPELRKQLNNNVTGNEVAFGSIGDASTSEGIFFETINAAGVLQVPLAVAIYDDGFGISVPIELQTTKSSISEALAGFQKDKNTNGVNIYKCKGWSYPDLVETFKKGIDSCRKNHIPSVFHINEVTQPQGHSTSGSHERYKTKERLAWEKEYDGINQMRKWLLDSGIADEEMLVEIEKSAQTRAKEARKKAWKNYTEGYQNERNELISILKRIDEQSELQSLRRFEKVTDKIFPTRRSHVSFAKRLKLELHTMPKLEDERNILKDWISRFEERTAGFYNGELHRTGSDAALNVKAVAVEYDEKSSDVNGSVVVNKNFDALFDKYPNLVTFGEDTGKLGDVNQGMKGMQEKYGKVRVDDAGIREATIIGQGIGLAMRGFRPIAEIQYLDYLIYAQSQLSDDLATLQYRTKGRQAAPLIVRTRGHQLQGIWHAGSPMQMLLGSMRGVYLCVPRDLTQAAGFYNTLLAGNDPALVIEPLKGYNVKEKLPANHGEYKVPLGVPEIMQEGTDVTVVTYAWNVHHAVKTAKLLQDFKGISIEVIDVQTLMPFDVNHIILESIKKTGKVIFMDEDVPGGGTAYMMQKVIEEQKAFDYLDTAPRTLSAQEHRPAYGIDGEYFSKPNVELLFRNVYEMMREVEPDRFPEL